The Salminus brasiliensis chromosome 8, fSalBra1.hap2, whole genome shotgun sequence genome has a window encoding:
- the ccdc80 gene encoding coiled-coil domain-containing protein 80, which produces MRGKHMLGIAVLCLLAWAVYGSETSPADKQAGLRRVSRINKGQRRAGIPIRERVTDRQEEMQGDESMRSTRSGQSRRVLTRNSPMQGGARNPVQRDSSVPAPRAVVSRMPTSAGSPNLLATFAGKNRVLVISAPHESDGYYRLMMSLLKPDVYCELAERHVHQIVMFHQEGEMGGKVRRITNEGKVMEEPLDTTLIPRLMNFLKLEKGKFGMVLLKKTLQVEERYPYPVRLEAMYEVIDQSPMRKMEKVRQKGFVQKCRGAGVEGQVVKGVPNTGTQVDPPFERRPDRKDVRKPIRRPIPTTTTQATTTTRPTTTTTTTTTTTTTTTRPTTTTTRPTTTTTRPTTTTTQATTIAQRTTPSAPKTTAEPYYYNRRGDRRQPKKTTIQPTTPSYYYTKAYTGKYGDNHTDRKDSTRNRYPGVPQHKPSKAKPSKKKNGDSGLSNAYEDKHEVGKPTDTYPEEKEIEVIPTKKGKGKQDKTEKKKKKDKADKVPKKDKSERRGKEGKGNKKNGKKVSKTHEKEKEEYQKPTKKPPPTKGALESFLEYFENRRRLILITAPTEENSMYVQQRDEYLEHVCEMAIRKISLITIFGSLTNSTMKIDHYQLENDRTMKGLHQEDLVNQDLITELRKEFGMVYNDFYMVLTDVDMKWKQFYEVPIAMKAVFGYIDTFSSRIREMEQQKREGVTCKKEDKPRSLENFLSRFRWRRRLFVISAPNDEEWAYQQQLYALSSQACNLGLRHISILKLVGTEVVDMGGVLELYPINGSATVEREGLSATLVKDIRNYFQISPEYFSMLLVGKDGNVKSWYPSPMWSMAIIYDLIDSMQLRRQEMAIQQSLGMRCPEDEYGNYGYHHGYHDGYQEGYHQGYGY; this is translated from the exons ATGAGGGGGAAACACATGCTGGGCATTGCTGTGCTGTGCTTGTTGGCATGGGCAGTGTATGGGTCAGAAACTAGCCCAGCTGACAAACAAGCTGGTCTAAGACGGGTGTCCAGAATAAACAAAGGCCAGCGGCGAGCAGGCATCCCAATCCGAGAGAGggtcacagacagacaggaggaaATGCAGGGAGACGAAAGCATGCGCTCCACCAGGTCTGGCCAAAGCAGGAGAGTGCTGACACGGAACAGTCCCATGCAGGGTGGAGCTCGAAACCCAGTCCAGCGGGACAGCAGTGTGCCTGCACCACGTGCCGTGGTGTCCCGCATGCCTACCAGTGCTGGCTCCCCCAACCTGTTAGCCACGTTTGCTGGGAAGAATCGTGTTCTGGTCATCTCAGCCCCTCATGAATCAGACGGTTACTACAGACTGATGATGAGCCTGCTCAAGCCAGATGTCTACTGCGAACTGGCAGAGCGGCATGTTCATCAGATTGTGATGTTTCACCAAGAAGGCGAGATGGGGGGCAAAGTGAGGCGCATAACTAATGAAGGgaaggtgatggaggagccTTTGGATACAACCCTCATCCCCAGGCTCATGAACTTTCTCAAGTTAGAAAAAGGGAAGTTTGGAATGGTGCTTCTGAAAAAGACACTGcaggttgaggagcgctacccATACCCAGTCAGGCTGGAGGCCATGTATGAGGTCATAGACCAGTCCCCAATGCGTAAGATGGAGAAGGTCAGGCAGAAGGGCTTTGTGCAGAAGTGTAGGGGGGCTGGGGTAGAGGGTCAGGTGGTTAAGGGTGTACCCAACACTGGAACCCAGGTGGATCCGCCCTTCGAGAGGAGACCAGACAGAAAGGATGTGCGCAAACCCATCAGGAGACCAATCCCGACGACCACCACCCaagctactactacaacaaggCCTACAACTACAACCACAACTACCACCACAACTACGACCACCACCACCCGTcccactaccactaccacccGCCCCACCACTACAACCACCCGCCCCACCACAACCACCACGCAGGCCACCACCATTGCCCAGAGGACAACACCATCTGCCCCCAAGACCACAGCTGAGCCTTATTACTACAACCGCAGGGGAGACCGACGCCAGCCTAAAAAGACCACCATCCAACCCACCACTCCTTCCTACTATTACACCAAAGCCTACACTGGAAAGTATGGGGACAATCACACTGATAGAAAGGACAGCACTCGTAACAGGTATCCTGGTGTCCCTCAACACAAGCCCAGCAAAGCAAAGCCATCCAAGAAGAAGAACGGTGACAGTGGACTGAGCAATGCATACGAAGATAAGCATGAGGTTGGCAAACCCACAGACACGTACCCTGAGGAGAAGGAGATCGAGGTTATTCCTACCAAAAAGGGAAAGGGTAAGCAGGACAAGacggagaagaagaagaagaaggacaaAGCGGACAAGGTGCCAAAGAAGGACAAATCAGAAAGGAGGGGAAAGGAAGGGAAGGGAAATAAGAAGAATGGAAAGAAAGTTTCCAAGACGcacgaaaaagaaaaagaggagtaCCAGAAGCCTACAAAGAAACCCCCACCCACTAAGGGAGCTCTGGAATCCTTCTTAGAGTATTTTGAGAACAGAAGACGGCTGATT CTGATTACAGCTCCGACAGAGGAGAACAGCATGTATGTCCAGCAGAGGGATGAGTACTTGGAACATGTCTGCGAAATGGCCATCAGGAAAATCTCCCTTATCACCATCTTTGGCAGTTTGACCAACAGCACCATGAAAATTGACCATTACCAGCTGG AGAATGACAGAACTATGAAGGGTCTGCACCAGGAGGACCTTGTGAACCAAGATCTCATCACAGAGCTGAGGAAAGAGTTTGGAATGGTCTACAATGATTTCTACATGGTCCTTACTGATGTGGACATGAAATGGAAG CAATTTTATGAAGTGCCCATTGCCATGAAGGCTGTATTTGGCTACATCGACACATTCTCCTCTCGCATCCGAGAAATGGAGCAGCAGAAGCGAGAGGGGGTGACGTGTAAAAAAGAAGACAAGCCACGATCCTTGGAGAACTTCCTCTCAAG GTTCCGCTGGAGGCGCAGATTGTTTGTGATATCGGCTCCCAACGATGAAGAGTGGGCCTATCAGCAGCAGCTCTACGCATTGTCCAGTCAGGCGTGCAACCTGG ggCTTCGTCATATATCGATCCTGAAGCTGGTGGGGACTGAGGTGGTGGACATGGGTGGAGTGTTGGAGCTGTACCCCATTAATG gcagTGCCACGGTGGAGCGAGAGGGCTTATCTGCTACTCTCGTGAAGGACATCAGGAACTACTTCCAGATCAGCCCAGAGTACTTCTCCATGCTGCTGGTGGGAAAGGACGGCAATGTCAAGTCCTGGTACCCGTCCCCCATGTGGTCCATGGCCATCATCTACGACCTGATCGACTCCATGCAGCTCCGCAGGCAGGAGATGGCTATCCAGCAGAGCCTAGGCATGCGCTGCCCTGAGGACGAGTATGGCAACTACGGCTATCACCACGGCTACCACGACGGCTACCAGGAGGGCTATCACCAAGGATATGGTTACTGA
- the slc35a5 gene encoding UDP-sugar transporter protein SLC35A5, producing MAPSSLSSSGCCCCPRSWLCSRSSAYTLALGLGFVTLGTSRIILLKLSANEENTYDFLPASVNLMAEAVKLVFCLVMSLRVIIREGRSYKDLGCSSGSSLPSCLKWAVPAFLYFLDNLIIFYVLTYLQPAMAVLFSNVVILTTAVLFRIVLKRRLSWVQWASLIILFLSIVALTTGTAGNQHANASHILHPAHLSTPSSSCLNYTHLEMERHNLSNSSWVDGLPQQLRDSQLLQRLHSFGLGYVLLLLQCFISPMANIYNEKIFKEGEQLAESIFIQNSKLYAFGLTFNGLTLLLRADYRALTLHCGLLHGHNVYSIVLIFITAAFGLSVAFILKFRDNMFHVLTGQITTVIITALSLFLFDFRPSLDFFLQAPVVLLAIFIYHSSKPKDVEYALQQARLRVINGEVFERSRGDGEELERLTKSNTESDSEEESF from the exons ATGGCTCCTTCCTCCCTGTCTTCCTCCGGCTGCTGTTGCTGTCCACGCTCCTGGCTGTGCTCTCGCTCCTCTGCCTACACTCTGGCTCTGGGATTGGGCTTTGTCACACTGGGGACCAGTCGCATCATCCTGCTCAAACTGTCTGCCAATGAGG AAAACACGTATGATTTTCTCCCTGCCTCTGTGAATTTAATGGCCGAGGCAGTCAAACTTGTCTTCTGTTTGGTGATGTCACTGAGAGTGATCATTCGAG aGGGTCGCTCATATAAAGACTTGGGTTGCTCTTCTGGTTCCTCTCTTCCTAGCTGTCTAAAGTGGGCAGTCCCTGCATTCCTGTATTTCCTTGACAACCTCATTATCTTCTATGTTTTGACCTACCTGCAGCCT GCCATGGCAGTGTTGTTCTCCAATGTTGTCATTCTTACCACAGCCGTCCTGTTTCGAATTGTTCTGAA GAGGCGATTATCCTGGGTACAATGGGCTTCCCTCATCATCCTCTTCCTTTCCATTGTGGCGCTAACTACAGGCACAGCCGGTAACCAGCATGCAAACGCCTCTCACATCCTGCACCCAGCACACCTCTCCACTCCCTCCAGCAGCTGCCTCAACtacacacatttggagatggagcGGCACAACCTCAGCAACTCCAGCTGGGTGGACGGACTACCCCAGCAGCTTCGGGATAGCCAGCTCCTCCAGCGCCTGCACAGCTTCGGCCTGGGCTACGTGCTGCTCCTTCTCCAGTGCTTCATCTCACCGATGGCCAACATCTACAACGAGAAGATCTTCAAGGAAGGAGAGCAGCTAGCTGAGAGCATCTTCATCCAGAACAGCAAGCTGTACGCCTTTGGCCTGACCTTCAATGGCCTCACGCTGCTCCTGCGTGCAGACTATAGGGCTCTCACGCTGCACTGTGGCCTGCTGCATGGTCACAATGTCTACTCCATAGTGCTGATCTTCATCACGGCTGCCTTTGGCCTTTCTGTGGCCTTCATCTTAAAGTTTCGTGACAACATGTTCCACGTGCTGACGGGCCAGATCACCACGGTGATCATCACCGCTCTTTCGCTGTTCCTCTTCGACTTCCGACCCTCCCTGGACTTCTTCCTTCAGGCTCCAGTGGTGCTGTTGGCCATTTTCATCTACCACAGCAGCAAGCCAAAGGATGTGGAGTACGCGCTGCAGCAGGCACGGCTCAGGGTCATCAATGGGGAGGTGTTTGAGAGGTCAAGAGGG gaCGGGGAGGAGTTGGAAAGACTGACGAAGTCCAACACAGAGAGTGATTCTGAAGAGGAGTCTTTCTGA